Sequence from the Bacteroidota bacterium genome:
CCCGGTTTGCCTGATAATAAGTGGAAGGCGGAGGTTAGTAGCCACACCTCCGTGTAATTCAAACGACCATCGGGTTTGGCCAACGCTCGTACTAAAATTAAATAAGAAAATAAATAATGAGAAAAAGAAATATTTTTTCATGCCGGCAATAAACTCCGGTGAAAATACAAAAAAATATTCCTGCCAAATCTAACTTGTTCAATGAATAAGGATGCCAACTCTGTAACAGTAATTTTAAAAAGTTTCACTAAAAATTTGATAATAGAGACCTGTACTAAGAAACAAAATTGAAGAAGTAGCTAATTGATAATAAGCTTTTTTGTCCATTGCACTGACTCAGATGTCATCTTTACAAAGTAAACTCCGGAAGTATATTTATCTGCTAATATAATTTTATAATTATATGTACCCGGCAATATTTTTTCAGAAGTAATTACTTCTGATACTTTCTTACCCAACACATCGTAAACAATAATTCGGGGATTTTCAATAATTTCTTTAGTCGTCAAACTTACAAAAGTTTCTTTTGTAGCCGGGTTGGGATATATAATTACATCGTTTTCAGAGAAATCATTGTTGTTTAAACCAGTGATAGCTGGTCTGATATTTATATCATCAATAAAAATATTGTTGCCATGGCCGCTTGAACCTAATTGTATTTTAAATCTTACGTTAGTTTGTGAAAAGTATAAACTTGGAATGGATAGTTTTTCTTCTTTCCATTGAGTTTGTGAAACAGGAACAAACGAAGTTTTTTGGTCGGAAACGGTTTTTATCGCTGAACTTTCTTTTATATAGCGTGTTGCCCAGGCATTACCACAATCGGTTGATAACTGAATTTTTAATTTTTCTGATGTCGAGGAATCAAGTCGGGCATATGCAATTTTAAACACAAACTCCGGTGAATTAACCGTTGACAAGTTGTAAGAAGGACTTACAATTTCAATCATTTCATTGTTCCATCCTTCTGTATTGTTAATCATAATGCAAGCATTGCTGCTGTATCCTGTGCCTTCTATTCTTTTCCAGCGGGCAACTCCACTTGATGAAAGAATGCTCCAGTAATTATAAAATGATGCACTATCTTCAAAGTCTTCCATGTAGCTGGCAGCGCTGAATTGTGCGTTAGCATCGGACACAGTGATGTGGTTTTTGTATTTAATTGTATCGGAGCCTGCTGTGTTTGATGCTATAAGAGTTACATCATAAGTACCGGGAGTATTATATTGTACGACCGGATTTTGATTGGTTGATGAATCAGGTGTTGCTCCGGGAAATGACCATTTCCATGTATTTGGTGTTCCCGTTTTCGAAATGTCAGTGAAAGTAACTGATGAGCCCTTGCACACGGCTTTTTTATTTGACGAAAAGTCGGCTATTGGCGCACATATTTTGGGAACATAACCATCATTTGTTCCTGTAGCGATCAGGTTGTTGGAAGAAATAAGATTTTGTAACTTGGGGTAAGTGGCAAGTACACCACTTATGCGCTCCTTCTGACCTGAAGTAAACATAAATTTACAGGAACTATAGCTCATAAAGTTTTCAACCTGATCAACAGTGTCCTTCATGTAAGGAGCAGGGCCAATTGTATCATTGAAGCAACTGTTTGCATTGTAATTACAACCGTTATTTGGTCGATACATTGGAGGAGTATCACATACCATGTCGTCATTATTGGTACAATTATTTCCTACAATAAATGAGCAGCCATCACCCCATCCACCGATAGATTGATCTTGCCACATGTGCCAGAGGCCCAGGCAATGACCTATTTCATGTGTAATGGTTCTTCCGTCCGGGTTTGAAATGGCGGATCCTATTTTTCCCCAAAAATCGTGTCTCACAACAGCACCGTATGTATTGTTAATGCCATATTTCCAGGGAAATTGCTCATAACCCGCAATTGTACCCGATAATCCCCAGGGACTGGGATCAATCGAATTAACTACCCAAAAATTAAAATATTTATCAGTCGGCCATACACTTACAGATTTCGAAGTGTCTTTTGAATTATAAGTAAGTATTGAATTTTTATATACAATTCCATCCGTGCAATTACCATCCGGATCTATCTGGGCAAGTCGAAATTCAAAGTTTAGGTCCGCGGCAAAAGGTTTGAATAGTGTTCTGATATTTGTTGTATCCGGATTCTTTTTTCGCAAGTCAATATTCAACCACTTTATACCGTCCATAATTTGAGCCTTGCTGATAGCCCCAATTCCTTTGTCGTGCAATACATGAACCACTACGGGAACGATTTTTAAGGTATCAGCCGGTACTTTTTGTGTTCGTTTTTTCTCAACGTTCTCTATTATTTTTTCTATATCCTTTTTACTTCTTAAAATTTGCTCCGGACTCATTGCATTTGGAAGACGATAATTGTAATCAGATGGACACAAAGGCATAACCTGTGCACATGCAATATTAAGTGCAAAAGCATTGCTCAGTATAATTACAATTATTACTTGTACAAATAAATAATGCTTATAACAGAAGGTAGTTGAGCTTTCGGAAGAAAACGAAATATACTTCCCGTTAATGCCCGAAGGCGTGGTTTTCTCCCGAGTAACCGGGATTCGAAAACCTATGTTGGTTTGGTTTACTTCGTTTTTAAACAAATAAGGCATATACAAATATACGCATATGTTCAGGCGCATTGAATTCAAAATTTATGAATTAACCAATTTTTTAGCTTTTTCATTTAACAATCTTCTGACTACTTTTGCGTTAACCGGCGTAAATGAATACTAAGCATATAATCTTATTATTACTTCTTTCTGTATCCCTAACATCATTTGGATTGTCTCCTGCTGATTCTATAATTAAGCCGGCAAAAACAAAATTTCGTTTTGAATCAGAAATTGATAGGGCGTCAACTAAATATATTGTCCCTGATAGTTCCTTAAGTGACATTCAGCAATATCGCAACAGGTATAACCTCGGAAATATCGGGCTGGCTACGACAAGCCTCTTTTTTCCATCAGTTCAACATTCTTTAGGATTCAATTTTGCTCAGAATAATTTCCAAAATTTCATCTATCAGCCGCATAAAATAGAGTACTATGATACACGTACTCCATATACAGAGTTGTTTTTTATGGTAGGTTCCAAAAAGGAGCTGTATTCTAAATTCACTCACTCTCAAAATGTAAATAAAAACCTCAACTTTACCGCCAACTTTCAGCGGATGCGTTCCGATGGATTTTACTCAAGGCAAAATACCAACCACACCGACTTTTCTGTTTCCGGAAATTACAGATCATCAAATAAACGGTACATCCTTATTTCTAACATTATCAATAATAGCCTTAAGAATGCGGAGAATGGTGGGATCTCAAGTGATTCTGTTTTTGAGAAGCTGCCTGTGCAGGATAGGCGTCTGCTCCCAATTAATCTTTCTGCTGCCGATAGAAAATACCGCGGCAGGAGTGTTTATTTAAAGCAGTATGTGAATTTAGGCCCAAAGAAAACGCAGGCGGATAGTACTCAAAAAGCGCAGGTACAGCCGACATCAGTTTTGTCGCACGGTATATTGGTGCATGATGAAATGTTTGCATATACAGATATGGATCCGACATCCGGTTTTTATAATAATATTTACAACGATTCAGTGCGGACATTCGATTCTACTTATATTTTTCGTATGGAAAATGAACTGACCTGGCGTTTTCTTGAGAACAAAAAAGACGGAACCGCAAGAAAGATTGGCTTTCAAGTGGGTATAAAGCATCAGTTTATCAAGATCGAGCAGCTTTGTGGAATTGATACTGTTATAAATACCTTGCCATACAGGCTTGGGAATAGAAAGTTTTATGGAGAAAAAATTCAGAACGGTATTGTTAATGCAGAAGTATATAATTTTAGTAAGCGTTTTGCTTTCGTTTTGAGGGGCGACTATATATTGGATGGATTTAACTCGGGTGATAATAGTTTTTCACTTCACCTGAATTACAATATTGACAATTCAACGCAGAATATTGGGTTTAAAGGAAGTGTGATCAATAGAAAGCCGGACAATATTTATCTGAACAATTATTCAAATAATTATAAATGGACTAACCATTTCGGGAATGTATCATATATGAATGCGCAGATTTTGTATAAGATCGGGAAGTATGATTTAGAGCTTGGCGCGATTGCGCATCAGTATACTAATTATGTTTATTTTGACGGATACAATGTCGGGCAGGAAAGCGATGCTGTACAAGGGTTTTCAGGGTACATAAACAAAACATTTCATATAAGGCATTTTGTTTTCAGGAATAAGATCACATATCAAAACATTCCTGATTCATCTGTAATAAAACTTCCGCAATGGGTTACTGAACATAGTTTGTATTATGAAAATACTTTATTTAAAAATGCATTGCGATTTCAATTGGGTGTTGATGTGTTTTATAATTCCGCTTATTTTGCGAATGCCTGGTCGCCGGCGCTGGGGCAATTTTATTTGCAAAGCCAAAAAAAGATCGGGAACTATCCGTATGTTGACGTGTTTTTAAACCTGAAGATAAGCCGTGCCAGATTTTTTGTGAAATATGAGAATGCAAATGGAGTACTTATGGAACAAACCTATTATTATGTACCGCATTATCCCATGCCCGATTTCGCTTTGAAGTTTGGAGTTATATGGCGTTTCTTTGATTGAGTTTCAATCCAATAATTTCTTATCATTAAACACCAAAACCCGCCAACCCGCTTGCCGGTCGGATGGATTATCTTGTACTTCGTTTTTGTGGGATTTGGAGCTTTGGTGTTTGGGTCCGCTTTATAACGATTACTTTACATTTTCAACTTAACAGTAAAAGCGGGCTCTTTATACTTGTCAAGATTTTTAAGTTCTTTGGCAATTTTAATTGTCCATTCCCTTACTTTATCACTATTCTTGCCTTTTTTTGTTTCGCGGTCACAATTTTTTTGTTCCATTTTATTATTATTTGAAAATTGCTTGTAAACACGTTCAATGTCCTTATGAAAAGTTTTATGCTCCCATTTTTGTCCATCCAATTCTTTACGAAACAAACGGGCATATTTTTCTATAATATCAAAATGTAATTGCTCACGCTGAAGTAGTTCGGTTGATTTAATTGAATCGCCTACGTAAGACCCAAGCTTGTCGAAAACAGAATTCACTTCTATATCAAGCACTTTACCATTGCCTTGCATATCTATCTTATAAGTAAAATCCATATAAGATAGAATTGTATTTACTTCGTTTGCATCTGACTTACCCTGGTAATCATCCCAGGTTAATTTACCATCAGTCCAGATCAGTATGTTTTTATCTTGGGCAATAGTAGTTGAGCTAACCAACATCAATAAAACAGATAATATGATCCCGAATTTTAATTGATACATGCTTGATTTTTTTTAAATTATTGTGCTAATATAAGGGTTTTAATACTCAATTAACTACTTGTTTATTAGATGCTTACACTTTGTTGGTTTTATATTTTCACTGTAATTAATTGATTATTAATATTATGCAAAAATTGCGCCATATTTTTCCAGGCAAAATAATGTTCATTTTGTAAGTAATTTATTATCAAAAAGTCAGCTGTGGGGGGTGTTAAATATTTTGGCTATTTGGCAAAATAGCTGTACGTTTGCCTCCCCTTATTTTACAGGTAGTATAAGGGGTAAACAACATAATGCTAACCCTCTTTCGGCGGTTCCGAAGCAGAGCGTGAAAAACTCGATGCTATGTACGGCAAAACATTAAGTGCTGTAAGCGAAAGCCAGATTGTTGAAGGAGTTGTAGTTGCTAAAAATAACAAAGAAGTAGTAGTAAATATCGGGTTCAAATCGGACGGAGTTGTTCCATTGACTGAATTCAGGTACAATCCCGATCTGAAAGTTGGTGATAAAGTAGAAGTTTTTGTAGAGAGCCAGGAAGATAAGAACGGACAATTGATATTATCACACAAAACGGCCCGTTCAATGCAATCATGGGATCGTGTGAATGAAGCTCTTGCCAAAGATGAGATCATTAAAGGATACGTTAAGTGCCGCACTAAGGGCGGTTTGATCGTTGATGTGTTTGGTATTGAAGCGTTCCTTCCCGGATCGCAGATTGATGTTAAACCGATCCGCGATTATGATATATATGTGAATAAAACAATGGAGTTTAAGGTTGTTAAGATCAACCAGGAATTCCGCAACGTTGTTGTATCGCACAAAGCGCTTATTGAAGCCGAACTCGAACTACAAAAGAAGGAGATCATATCGAAACTTGAAAAAGGACAGGTGCTTGAGGGTACTGTTAAAAACATCACTTCATATGGTGTATTTATCGACCTTGGCGGTGTTGATGGTCTTATTCATATCACCGACCTTTCCTGGGGACGTATTAATCACCCTGAGGAAATTGTTAAGCTTGATCAGAAGATCAACGTGGTTATTCTTGACTTCGATAACGATAAGAAACGTATCGCGCTTGGCTTGAAGCAGCTTACATCACATCCTTGGGATTCGTTGGATGCTAACTTAAAAGTCGGCGATAAGGTAAAAGGCAAAGTTGTTGTGATAGCTGATTACGGCGCATTCATTGAGATCGCTCCCGGTGTTGAAGGATTGATCCACGTATCAGAAATGTCATGGTCACAGCATTTACGTACCGCGCAGGACTTTTTGAAAGTAGGTGATGAGGTTGAAGGAGTTATTTTAACATTAAACCGCGAAGAGCGCAAAATGTCCCTTGGTATCAAGCAGCTTACTCCTGATCCATGGACAAATATCCTTGATAAATATCCGAAAGGCTCCAAGCGCACAGTTACTGTCCGCAACGCGACCAATTTTGGTTTGTTTGTTGAACTTGAAGAAGGAATTGATGGTTTGATCCATATATCTGATCTGTCTTGGTCGAAAAAAATAAAGCACCCAAGTGAGTTTGCGAAAACAGGCGATAAGATCGAAGCTGTTATTCTTGAAGTTGATGCTGAAAACCGCAAATTAAGTTTAGGGGTGAAACAGCTGGAAGAGAATCCATGGGAAGTATTCGAAACTGTATTTACACTTGATTCGGTACATAAAGGAACTATTATCAGCACTTCTGATAAAGGAGCCATTGTATCACTTCCTTATGGTGTTGAAGGATTTGCTCCAAACCGTCATTTGGTTAAGGCCGATGGAACAACAGCAAAAGTGGAAGAAACACTTGACTTTAAAGTGCTTGAATTTGTGAAAGAAAGCAAGAAGATCATTTTATCGCACACCAAAATGCACGATGAGAAGATGGTTGAGGAAAAACCATCTGCCGGTGCTGAACGTAAAGGAGGAGCTGCCAAGGATACCAAGAAAGCTGTTAAAAAGGTAAAAGACAGCATGGAAAAGACAACCCTTGGTGATATCGAAGCACTTTCAACATTGCGATCTGAAATGCAACAATCGGAAAAAACGCCTAAAAGCGACGATAACGCATAATAAGGTATATTCCGGAGTGTTCCGGGTATCACAAAATCCCTTATAAATCACGCCATGGTTTTTAGGGATTTTTAATCCCCCCAAGCAATTGGGGGGATTTTTGCTTTAAAAGGATATTAACAATTGACTATTGAAAATTAAATAGCGAAGAGCTTGTCCTTTAGTCAGATATATACATAACTTCGCATGCAATTTAACTAAAAACACAAACAAGAAAATGAAAAAATCACTTACTATCGTAGCCTTTGCAAGCATGCTTGCAATAGTTGCATGTGGGCCAAGTGCTGAAGAAAAAGCTGCAAAAGAAAAAGCAACACAGGATTCAATTGCTGCTGTTGAAAAAGCTGCTGCTGATTCAATAGCTGCTGCTGCCGCTGCTGATCAGGAAAAAATGGCTGCTGAAGCTGCTGAAAAAGCAAAACAGGATTCTATTGCTGCTGCTGAAGCTGCAAAGGCTCCTGCGAAAAAGTAATTTCTACAATTTCGATAAAAGAACTCTTCGGTTAACCCGAAGGGTTTTTTTATTTTATATCTATTTTAGAAATGTCAACGGAATTACATCCGCCCGCACAACCTTTAGAGCACTGCTTTTTTCTGTAAGCGTTAAAATTTCGGTAAGCCAGGTAAAATATAGCTCCCGCAAAAATGAGGTAAACCGCTATTTGTTGGATGTTCATCAAAATTCAGATTGCAATAGAACAAAGTTACTACTTTTACAGGGTCATACAATACCATAAACAGGGTAAAACTCTGACAGGTTTCAAACCCTGTCAGAGTTCTGAGAGTCCATGAATAAACAAGAACGTTTTGATAAAATACTTAAGTACTTCCAGAAAAATAAGCCTGTTGCTGAAACAGAACTGCATTATTCCGATCCTTATCAATTATTGGTAGCTGTTATACTTTCTGCGCAATGCACGGATAAACGTGTAAATATGGTAACGCCGGCCTTGTTTAAGGCCTTTCCAGAGCCCAGGGCAATGGCTGCAGCTTCATCAGATGAAGTGTTTCAGTATATTAAAAGTATTAGCTACCCCAATAACAAAGCGAAGCATTTGGTGGGAATGGCGAAGATGTTGGTGAATGATTTTAAAGGCGTTGTCCCATCTGATATTAATGAACTGCAGAAAATGCCGGGTGTGGGCCGGAAGACAGCGAATGTGATTGCATCCGTTGTATACGATAAACCGGCATTAGCAGTTGATACGCATGTGTTTCGTGTTTCGGCACGGCTGGGACTTACAACCAATGCAAAAACTCCGCTGGAAACCGAAAAGCAACTAGTGAAATACATTCCTGAAAAATTGATCCCCATAGCGCACCATTGGCTTATTTTGCATGGCCGGTATATTTGCGTTGCCCGAAAACCATTGTGTGAAAAATGCGGATTAACCGATTATTGTAAATACTTTCAATCAAATGTTAAATAAACTTATTCAGATGTCCATATTTAAAAATATTCTCAAAGACAAAGCTCAAACTCATTTAAAGGAAGGCGATAAAGCTCCCGATTTTTCCGGCATCGACCAGGATGGTAAACCAATATCACTGAAAGATTTTGCGGGTAAAAAAGTAGTGCTTTACTTTTATCCGAAAGATGATACTGCAGGATGTACAGCGGAATCATGCAACCTGCGCGATAATTACGCAGACCTTAAACAACGGGGCATTGAAATTATCGGCGTAAGCGCCGATGGTGAAAAGTCGCATCAGAAGTTCATTAAAAAATACAATTTGCCTTTCCGGTTGATCTCTGATACCGATAAAAAAGTGATCAACGCGTATGGTGTTTGGGGTGAAAAAACGGTGTTCGGTAAAACGTACGATGGTATTTTAAGAACAACATTTGTGATTGATGAAAAGGGTATTATTGAACAGGTATTTACCAAAGTTGATACAGGGAATCATACGCAGCAGATTTTGGAGGGGATGGGAGGGAAGTAGAAGTTTTTTCAATAGCAATAATTGTAATTGTAAGTCCAACGAAGTCTCCATTTAGTTCCAATACTGCAATCATTATTTTTTTTCTATCTCAAGACTTGTACAGAAAGTATGAAATTTGAAAGTGACGGGACCGTGTGAAGTTAATACGATGTACACTGTTATCGCAATTAGTATAGCATCTATTAGTTTTTCAAATATTGCTAAATTCTTTTTCTGCTTTCTTATCATAGTATTTGTTTTATAGTGTTTATACGAGTAAGTATGTAAATCTGATTTTTGTACGGTTTTGAAAAATATTTTTTGTTATTTCTCAAATAATTCTACCAAATTTAAATAAAACATACATTTTATGTAACTGTAAATCAGTTAATTATAAAATAAATTTGCATATTACGTATACAGTTTGTATGTTTGTGTATGCACAAATCAGAACCACTAAATAAAACCGAATCAGAAGCGGTTAGAATAATCCGGAACTCATTGCTGCATAAGGGCAGCATTCCTACTGTTCGCGAGTTAATGACTGAGATGGAATACAAATCTCCGCGCTCGGCTGCCGTAATTATGGAACAGTTGATCGAAAAAGATATTTTAAGAAAAAAAGCCGATGGC
This genomic interval carries:
- a CDS encoding PKD domain-containing protein, which gives rise to MRLNICVYLYMPYLFKNEVNQTNIGFRIPVTREKTTPSGINGKYISFSSESSTTFCYKHYLFVQVIIVIILSNAFALNIACAQVMPLCPSDYNYRLPNAMSPEQILRSKKDIEKIIENVEKKRTQKVPADTLKIVPVVVHVLHDKGIGAISKAQIMDGIKWLNIDLRKKNPDTTNIRTLFKPFAADLNFEFRLAQIDPDGNCTDGIVYKNSILTYNSKDTSKSVSVWPTDKYFNFWVVNSIDPSPWGLSGTIAGYEQFPWKYGINNTYGAVVRHDFWGKIGSAISNPDGRTITHEIGHCLGLWHMWQDQSIGGWGDGCSFIVGNNCTNNDDMVCDTPPMYRPNNGCNYNANSCFNDTIGPAPYMKDTVDQVENFMSYSSCKFMFTSGQKERISGVLATYPKLQNLISSNNLIATGTNDGYVPKICAPIADFSSNKKAVCKGSSVTFTDISKTGTPNTWKWSFPGATPDSSTNQNPVVQYNTPGTYDVTLIASNTAGSDTIKYKNHITVSDANAQFSAASYMEDFEDSASFYNYWSILSSSGVARWKRIEGTGYSSNACIMINNTEGWNNEMIEIVSPSYNLSTVNSPEFVFKIAYARLDSSTSEKLKIQLSTDCGNAWATRYIKESSAIKTVSDQKTSFVPVSQTQWKEEKLSIPSLYFSQTNVRFKIQLGSSGHGNNIFIDDINIRPAITGLNNNDFSENDVIIYPNPATKETFVSLTTKEIIENPRIIVYDVLGKKVSEVITSEKILPGTYNYKIILADKYTSGVYFVKMTSESVQWTKKLIIN
- the bcp gene encoding thioredoxin-dependent thiol peroxidase, with product MSIFKNILKDKAQTHLKEGDKAPDFSGIDQDGKPISLKDFAGKKVVLYFYPKDDTAGCTAESCNLRDNYADLKQRGIEIIGVSADGEKSHQKFIKKYNLPFRLISDTDKKVINAYGVWGEKTVFGKTYDGILRTTFVIDEKGIIEQVFTKVDTGNHTQQILEGMGGK
- the rpsA gene encoding 30S ribosomal protein S1, giving the protein MYGKTLSAVSESQIVEGVVVAKNNKEVVVNIGFKSDGVVPLTEFRYNPDLKVGDKVEVFVESQEDKNGQLILSHKTARSMQSWDRVNEALAKDEIIKGYVKCRTKGGLIVDVFGIEAFLPGSQIDVKPIRDYDIYVNKTMEFKVVKINQEFRNVVVSHKALIEAELELQKKEIISKLEKGQVLEGTVKNITSYGVFIDLGGVDGLIHITDLSWGRINHPEEIVKLDQKINVVILDFDNDKKRIALGLKQLTSHPWDSLDANLKVGDKVKGKVVVIADYGAFIEIAPGVEGLIHVSEMSWSQHLRTAQDFLKVGDEVEGVILTLNREERKMSLGIKQLTPDPWTNILDKYPKGSKRTVTVRNATNFGLFVELEEGIDGLIHISDLSWSKKIKHPSEFAKTGDKIEAVILEVDAENRKLSLGVKQLEENPWEVFETVFTLDSVHKGTIISTSDKGAIVSLPYGVEGFAPNRHLVKADGTTAKVEETLDFKVLEFVKESKKIILSHTKMHDEKMVEEKPSAGAERKGGAAKDTKKAVKKVKDSMEKTTLGDIEALSTLRSEMQQSEKTPKSDDNA
- a CDS encoding putative porin, whose amino-acid sequence is MNTKHIILLLLLSVSLTSFGLSPADSIIKPAKTKFRFESEIDRASTKYIVPDSSLSDIQQYRNRYNLGNIGLATTSLFFPSVQHSLGFNFAQNNFQNFIYQPHKIEYYDTRTPYTELFFMVGSKKELYSKFTHSQNVNKNLNFTANFQRMRSDGFYSRQNTNHTDFSVSGNYRSSNKRYILISNIINNSLKNAENGGISSDSVFEKLPVQDRRLLPINLSAADRKYRGRSVYLKQYVNLGPKKTQADSTQKAQVQPTSVLSHGILVHDEMFAYTDMDPTSGFYNNIYNDSVRTFDSTYIFRMENELTWRFLENKKDGTARKIGFQVGIKHQFIKIEQLCGIDTVINTLPYRLGNRKFYGEKIQNGIVNAEVYNFSKRFAFVLRGDYILDGFNSGDNSFSLHLNYNIDNSTQNIGFKGSVINRKPDNIYLNNYSNNYKWTNHFGNVSYMNAQILYKIGKYDLELGAIAHQYTNYVYFDGYNVGQESDAVQGFSGYINKTFHIRHFVFRNKITYQNIPDSSVIKLPQWVTEHSLYYENTLFKNALRFQLGVDVFYNSAYFANAWSPALGQFYLQSQKKIGNYPYVDVFLNLKISRARFFVKYENANGVLMEQTYYYVPHYPMPDFALKFGVIWRFFD
- a CDS encoding FeoB-associated Cys-rich membrane protein, which codes for MNIQQIAVYLIFAGAIFYLAYRNFNAYRKKQCSKGCAGGCNSVDISKIDIK
- the nth gene encoding endonuclease III, which encodes MNKQERFDKILKYFQKNKPVAETELHYSDPYQLLVAVILSAQCTDKRVNMVTPALFKAFPEPRAMAAASSDEVFQYIKSISYPNNKAKHLVGMAKMLVNDFKGVVPSDINELQKMPGVGRKTANVIASVVYDKPALAVDTHVFRVSARLGLTTNAKTPLETEKQLVKYIPEKLIPIAHHWLILHGRYICVARKPLCEKCGLTDYCKYFQSNVK